A window of the Arachis duranensis cultivar V14167 chromosome 5, aradu.V14167.gnm2.J7QH, whole genome shotgun sequence genome harbors these coding sequences:
- the LOC107487182 gene encoding patatin-like protein 2, with amino-acid sequence MTGLNSSAKLPPPSVGKLLTVLSIDGGGIKGRIPAVVLQFLEGELKKLDGEQARIADYFDVVAGTSTGGLIAAMLGVPDANANNSRPKYNTDDIKNFYIDDGPKIFPPNAPTPNSGPIYDGKCLHKILKEELGSIRLVQALTNLVIPTFDVLRLRPTIFSKYKAQEDKFKYLNGLLSDISISTSAAPVYLPAHCFTSEDGSTEFNMIDGRAAAGIGGSKSNSNVLRATLMGIVLRPVTDKSKWAINRNWNEFPTGDGLSELGQEQMKHSELYIMMDTADDCSNILLLSLGCGVQPPVAAPGWTVNTVNQWNLIGWMAEIDYSTGTIKRSPALEIIGAATSDIVDYYAYSVFKARNAERNYLQVQLC; translated from the exons ATGACTGGACTAAACTCATCAGCGAAGCTACCACCTCCATCAGTGGGAAAGTTACTAACTGTCCTCAGCATTGATGGAGGTGGCATAAAAGGACGCATCCCTGCTGTTGTTCTTCAATTCCTAGAGGGAGAGCTTAAg AAACTTGATGGAGAGCAGGCAAGAATTGCAGACTATTTTGATGTGGTTGCAGGAACAAGTACTGGTGGCCTCATTGCAGCAATGTTGGGTGTCCCAGATGCCAATGCAAACAACTCTCGTCCAAAATATAATACCGatgatataaaaaatttctatatCGACGATGGTCCCAAAATTTTCCCTCCTAACGCTCCTACTCCTAATTCTGGGCCCATATATGATGGAAAATGTttgcacaaaattttgaaagaagaaTTAGGGTCAATTAGATTGGTTCAAGCGTTGACCAATCTTGTGATCCCAACCTTTGATGTTTTACGACTTAGGCCTACTATTTTTTCAAAGTATAAG GCTCAAGAAGATAAATTCAAATACTTGAATGGGCTCCTGTCAGATATAAGCATATCAACTTCAGCTGCACCTGTTTATCTCCCAGCACATTGTTTTACCTCTGAAGATGGTAGCACAGAATTCAATATGATTGATGGTCGTGCAGCTGCCG GTATTGGTGGTTCTAAGAGCAACTCCAATGTTCTAAGAGCAACTCTAATGGGCATAGTTTTGAGGCCTGTTACTGACAAAAGCAA GTGGGCCATAAACAGGAACTGGAACGAGTTCCCTACTGGAGATGGTCTAAGTGAATTAGGACAAGAGCAGATGAAGCATTCAGAGTTATACATAATGATGGATACAGCAGATGACTGCTCCAATATCTTACTGCTGTCTCTGGGTTGTGGAGTTCAACCGCCAGTGGCTGCGCCGGGATGGACCGTTAACACAGTAAATCAATGGAATCTAATAGGATGGATGGCTGAAATTGATTATTCAACGGGTACAATAAAAAGATCCCCTGCATTGGAAATTATCGGTGCTGCAACATCAGACATAGTGGATTATTATGCTTATAGTGTCTTTAAAGCTCGTAACGCTGAGCGCAATTACCTTCAAGTTCAA CTATGCTAA